From the Danaus plexippus chromosome 5, MEX_DaPlex, whole genome shotgun sequence genome, one window contains:
- the LOC116769132 gene encoding ER membrane protein complex subunit 2-like — protein MSYNFENMSVNEIFDLYRQWRENNERRSEDIINTYLQHSIDENALQKLGTEKYVIIEQIIYAALDCHYYSLAKMWTLKLNDEFPNSLRVLRYRVLCLEAEGQYKKASSELENITSIHKTQAPACKRFVTIYKAMGLLPEAIKELVFYLKQFISDVEAWQELCEMYLVIQEYSKAAFCAEEQILHSPHHHLLHQRLADIRYTMGGVENMELAKTYYCQALKLNPDNMRALLGLFLVTNNLLGQYKSSGSTKRKEIWKLSQWVQSEISKRQKKAKTPASVPTLTNLMLTLAITE, from the exons atgtcGTACAATTTCGAGAATATGAGTGTGAATg aaatatttgatttataccGTCAATGGcgtgaaaataatgaaaggaGAAGCGAAGATATCATTAACACGTATTTACAACATTCTATTGATGAAAACGCTCTTCAAAAACTCGGAACTGAAA AATATGTCATAATCGAGCAAATTATCTATGCAGCACTGGATTGTCACTATTATAGTTTAGCTAAAATGTGGACATTGAAACTCAACGATGAGTTTCCCAATAGCCTTCGAGTCCTGAGATATAGAGTTTTATGCTTAGAAGCAGAGGGCCA atataaaaaagCTAGTAGTGAATTAGAAAATATCACATCAATACATAAAACGCAAGCACCAGCCTGTAAGCGATTCGTTACCATCTACAAGGCTATGGGACTCTTACCCGAAGCTATCAAGGAACtggtgttttatttgaaaca ATTCATATCTGATGTGGAAGCTTGGCAGGAGTTGTGCGAGATGTACTTGGTAATCCAGGAGTACTCGAAGGCAGCTTTCTGTGCTGAAGAACAGATCCTCCATAGTCCTCATCATCACTTGTTGCACCAGCGTCTTGCTGATATACGGTACACTATg gGTGGAGTTGAAAACATGGAACTGGCGAAGACATACTACTGCCAGGCATTAAAACTGAACCCAGATAACATGCGAGCTTTGTTGGGATTGTTCTTA gtaaCAAATAACCTGCTGGGCCAATACAAGTCATCTGGTAGTACAAAACGCAAAGAAATATGGAAGCTGTCCCAATGGGTACAATCAGAGATATCAAAGAGACAAAAGAAAGCCAAAACTCCAGCCTCCGTACCCACTCTTACTAACCTAATGCTAACTTTGGCTATAACGGAATAg